The following coding sequences are from one Patagioenas fasciata isolate bPatFas1 chromosome 23, bPatFas1.hap1, whole genome shotgun sequence window:
- the C1QTNF12 gene encoding adipolin: MKGCTWVFVATLLCQQFCLFRVMAAKRERKVKKEPNQYTEPFNATLSNSEEVHGHPKILESPDPRITDPRRTWISFVHRPDDGNTSKKRCKGKDKKLRGLVGPPGPPGPQGPPGAPGAEVTREVLLQEFKEILKEAVERRASLALSAHPTQLPPLLLPLEDVSPHRRVEEAFHCKLKGQVIVDKKTLVELQNFQSPLAKGAFLRGTGLNLATGRFTAPVSGIYQFSANVHIDHSELKSKVQLRARDNVRVLICIESLCHRYTSLEVIAGLESNSKIFTVYVHGLLQLQAGQYTSIFVDNSAGAPVTIQNGSDFMGMLMGA, translated from the exons ATGAAGGGCTGCACCTGGGTATTTGTGGCAACTTTactttgtcagcagttttgcCTCTTCAGAGTTATGGCagcaaagagggagagaaaggtgAAGAAAGAACCGAATCAGTACACAGAGCCTTTCAATGCCACCCTCTCCAACAGCGAAGAAGTGCACGGGCATCCCAAG ATCCTAGAATCTCCGGATCCTCGAATCACAGATCCACGGCGGACCTGGATCTCCTTTGTTCACCGCCCAGATGATGGCAATACCTCAAAAAAGAGATGCAAAGGGAAAGACAAGAAATTA CGTGGCCTCGTtgggcccccaggaccccctggtccccagggacctccAGGAGCACCTGGTGCCGAAGTCACCCGGGAAGTCCTTCTGCAGGAGTTCAAGGAGATATTAAAAG AAGCTGTTGAGCGTCGAGCATCCCTGGCTCTCTCAGCCCACCCCACGCAGCTGCCTCCGCTGCTGCTCCCCTTGGAGGACGTGTCGCCCCACAGGCGAGTGGAGGAGGCGTTCCATTGCAAGCTCAAAGGCCAAGTCATCGTAGACAAGAAGACCCTGGTAGAACTTCAGAACTTCCAGTCG CCTCTGGCCAAAGGAGCTTTTCTCCGGGGAACAGGATTAAATCTGGCAACGGGCCGTTTCACAGCACCTGTGTCTGGCATCTACCAGTTTTCAGCCAATGTCCACATTG ACCACAGTGAGTTGAAGAGCAAAGTCCAACTCCGAGCCAGAGATAATGTCCGAGTGCTGATCTGCATCGAGTCTCTGTGCCACCGATACAC GTCTTTGGAAGTCATTGCTGGTCTGGAAAGTAACAGCAAAATCTTCACTGTCTATGTGCATGGTTTACTGCAGCTGCAG GCTGGCCAGTACACCTCCATATTTGTGGACaacagcgctggagctcccgtTACCATTCAGAACGGATCCGATTTCATGGGCATGTTAATGGGTGCGTAA
- the UBE2J2 gene encoding ubiquitin-conjugating enzyme E2 J2, protein MSNNSNKRAPTTATQRLKQDYLRIKKDPVPYICAEPLPSNILEWHYVVRGPEMTPYEGGYYHGKLIFPREFPFKPPSIYMITPNGRFKCNTRLCLSITDFHPDTWNPAWSVSTILTGLLSFMVEKGPTLGSIETSEFTKRQLAAQSLAFNLKDKVFCELFPEVVEEIKQKQKAQEELSNRPPSLPLPDVVPDGEAHYGQNGIPLLNGHVPLAPANHPGLQQANRNHGLLGGALANLFVIVGFAAFAYTVKYVLRSIAQE, encoded by the exons aTGAGCAACAACAGTAATAAGAGAGCACCAACGACAGCGACCCAGAGGCTTAAACAAGACTACCTGCGAATTAAGAAAGATCCAGTGCCTTATATCTGTGCAGAACCCCTCCCATCCAACATCCTGGAATG GCACTATGTTGTACGGGGACCTGAAATGACTCCTTATGAAG GTGGCTATTATCATGGGAAACTAATATTCCCCAGAGAATTTCCTTTTAAACCTCCTAGTATTTATATGATTACACCTAATGGAAGGTTTAAGTGTAATACAAG GTTGTGTCTTTCAATCACCGATTTCCACCCGGACACGTGGAATCCGGCTTGGTCGGTCTCGACGATCTTAACGGGCCTTCTTAGTTTTATGGTGGAAAAGGGCCCCACACTGGGCAGCATAGAGACGTCCGAGTTCACA aaAAGACAGCTTGCTGCACAAAGCTTAGCATTTAACTTAAAAGATAAAGTTTTCTGTGAGCTCTTCCCTGAAGTGGTGGAG gaaatcaaacaaaaacagaaagcaCAAGAAGAGCTCAGTAACAGACCCCCATCCCTCCCTTTGCCAGATGTTGTCCCTGATGGGGAAGCACACTACGGGCAGAACGGAATCCCCCTTCTTAACGGGCACGTACCGTTGGCACCTGCCAACCATCCGGGTCTCCAACAGGCCAACCGTAACCATGGACTTTTAGGCGGAGCTTTGGCGAACTTGTTCGTTATAGTTGGTTTtgcagcctttgcctacacagtcAAGTATGTACTGAGAAGCATAGCGCAAGAATGA